The following are from one region of the Microbacterium paraoxydans genome:
- a CDS encoding 5'-3' exonuclease codes for MTRAERLMLLDTASLYFRAFYGVPDKVTAPDGSPINAARGLLDMIAKLVTTYQPTHVVACWDDDWRPQWRVDLIPSYKTHRVVEVVTGAPDVEEVPDPLEAQIPLIRETLGAIGIPIVGVAEHEADDVIGTLATNAPMPVDIVTGDRDLFQLIDDERDVRVIYTARGMSNLEVVTDATVVAKYGVLPTQYADFATMRGDASDGLPGVAGIGEKTAATLLQKHGDLLGIREAAEAGEGMSAGIRAKILDAQAYLDVAPTVVAVATSLPIAAPEVALHALTSEEAAEATALAESWNLGSSMTRAVTAVTAAANQITEG; via the coding sequence ATGACCCGCGCCGAACGCCTCATGCTGCTCGACACCGCCAGCCTCTACTTCCGTGCGTTCTACGGCGTGCCCGACAAGGTGACGGCCCCCGATGGCTCCCCCATCAACGCTGCACGCGGATTGCTGGACATGATCGCCAAGCTGGTCACCACTTATCAGCCGACCCACGTCGTGGCCTGCTGGGATGACGACTGGCGTCCGCAGTGGAGGGTCGACCTCATCCCCAGCTACAAGACCCACCGGGTGGTGGAGGTCGTGACTGGCGCCCCGGACGTCGAAGAGGTCCCCGACCCGTTGGAGGCGCAGATCCCCCTGATCAGGGAGACGCTCGGGGCCATCGGCATTCCGATCGTCGGCGTCGCCGAGCACGAGGCGGACGACGTGATCGGCACGCTCGCAACGAACGCGCCGATGCCCGTGGACATCGTCACCGGCGACCGCGACCTGTTCCAGCTCATCGACGACGAGCGCGACGTGCGCGTGATCTACACGGCCCGCGGCATGAGCAACCTCGAAGTCGTCACGGACGCGACGGTCGTCGCGAAGTACGGTGTCCTGCCGACGCAGTACGCGGACTTCGCGACGATGCGCGGGGACGCGTCGGATGGTCTTCCCGGCGTCGCCGGCATCGGCGAGAAGACGGCGGCCACTCTGCTGCAGAAGCACGGCGACCTGCTCGGCATCCGGGAGGCCGCGGAAGCCGGTGAAGGTATGAGTGCCGGCATCCGCGCGAAGATCCTCGACGCGCAGGCCTACCTCGACGTCGCTCCGACCGTCGTCGCCGTCGCCACGTCGCTTCCGATCGCTGCCCCGGAAGTCGCCCTGCACGCCCTCACGTCGGAGGAAGCCGCAGAAGCAACGGCCCTCGCCGAGAGCTGGAACCTCGGAAGCTCGATGACACGCGCCGTCACCGCGGTCACCGCGGCCGCGAACCAGATCACCGAGGGCTGA
- a CDS encoding PHP domain-containing protein, with translation MDPVDALLEIASLLERERASRYRAKAFRQAAATFQELPSDVQGDPTRLRAAKGIGESTFAVIRQAQAGEVPEYLVELRGDVEPEKVSVLRGKLRGDLHAHTEWSDGTTSIEVMAAAARAQGHEYQAITDHSPRLRVARGLSAERLREQIPQVRAQSGDGFTLLAGIEVDILEDGALDQDDALLADLDIVVASVHSKLRMDGRAMTARMIAAVSHPRVNVLGHCTGRLVQGDRGTRPPSAFDAAAVFAACAENGVAVEINSRPERQDPPDELIAIALEAGCLFSIDSDAHAPGQLSLLDHGAERAERAGVPASRIVTTWGLSRLLAWAE, from the coding sequence ATGGACCCGGTCGACGCGCTGCTCGAGATCGCTTCGCTGCTGGAGCGCGAGCGGGCGTCGCGGTACCGGGCCAAGGCGTTCCGCCAGGCCGCGGCCACGTTCCAGGAGCTTCCGTCCGACGTGCAGGGCGACCCGACGCGTCTCCGGGCGGCCAAGGGCATCGGCGAGTCGACGTTCGCCGTCATCCGGCAGGCTCAGGCCGGAGAGGTGCCGGAGTACCTCGTGGAGCTCCGCGGCGACGTCGAACCGGAGAAGGTGTCGGTGCTCCGCGGAAAGCTGCGCGGAGACCTGCACGCCCACACCGAGTGGTCGGACGGGACGACCTCCATCGAGGTGATGGCTGCTGCCGCCCGCGCGCAGGGCCACGAGTACCAGGCCATCACCGACCACTCCCCGCGCCTCCGTGTCGCGCGTGGACTGTCGGCGGAGCGGCTCCGCGAGCAGATCCCGCAGGTGCGGGCGCAGTCGGGGGACGGCTTCACACTGCTCGCCGGTATCGAGGTGGACATCCTGGAAGACGGAGCCCTCGATCAGGACGATGCGCTCCTCGCGGACCTGGACATCGTCGTCGCCTCGGTGCACTCCAAGCTCCGCATGGACGGACGGGCGATGACCGCGCGGATGATCGCGGCCGTCTCGCATCCTCGGGTGAACGTCCTCGGACACTGCACCGGCCGGCTCGTGCAGGGCGACCGGGGCACGCGCCCGCCCTCGGCCTTCGATGCCGCCGCGGTGTTCGCGGCGTGCGCGGAGAACGGGGTGGCGGTCGAGATCAACTCCCGTCCTGAGCGTCAGGACCCGCCGGACGAGCTCATCGCGATCGCGCTGGAGGCGGGATGCCTCTTCTCCATCGACTCCGACGCACACGCCCCCGGACAGCTCTCCCTGCTGGACCACGGTGCCGAACGGGCGGAGCGTGCCGGCGTTCCAGCGTCACGCATCGTCACCACGTGGGGGCTTTCGCGTCTCCTCGCCTGGGCGGAGTGA
- the trpD gene encoding anthranilate phosphoribosyltransferase, with product MADSLTWSDVLTSLLERRDLSVWESTWAMRRIMQGEVSEAQLAGFLVALRAKGETIDEIVGFRDAILEAAVPLPVSPDVLDIVGTGGDRVGTVNVSTTAAVIIGATGIPVVKHGNRAASSASGSSDVLGALGLELSLDPDAVASILDRTGITFAWAGAFHPGFKHAGAVRSQLGVPTVFNMLGPLCNPARAEANAVGVAQMERVPLITGVFRTRGATALVFRGDDGLDELTTTGHSRIWEVTRGDIHEHDLDPRDLGIPLADLSDLIGGSPAHNAEILRRTLAGEQGPVRDIVLLNAAAGIVAFELSQDATQVQRPILERLRDGLARASAAVDDGSALAKLDQWIGVSRELAAPKE from the coding sequence ATGGCTGATTCCCTGACCTGGTCCGACGTGCTCACATCTCTCCTGGAGCGTCGCGACCTCAGCGTCTGGGAGTCCACCTGGGCCATGCGGCGGATCATGCAGGGCGAGGTCTCCGAAGCGCAGCTCGCCGGGTTCCTCGTCGCTCTGCGCGCAAAGGGCGAGACGATCGACGAGATCGTCGGTTTCCGGGATGCCATCCTCGAAGCCGCCGTGCCGCTTCCGGTCTCTCCGGACGTGCTGGACATCGTCGGCACGGGCGGGGACCGCGTGGGTACGGTGAACGTCTCGACGACAGCGGCCGTCATCATCGGCGCCACCGGGATCCCGGTCGTCAAGCATGGGAATCGGGCCGCGAGCTCCGCGTCCGGCTCCTCCGATGTCCTCGGTGCCCTCGGCCTGGAACTCTCGCTCGATCCTGACGCCGTCGCCTCGATCCTCGACCGGACGGGTATCACCTTCGCCTGGGCGGGGGCCTTCCACCCCGGTTTCAAGCACGCCGGCGCGGTCCGTTCGCAGCTCGGCGTGCCCACGGTGTTCAACATGCTCGGACCTCTCTGCAATCCGGCGCGCGCCGAGGCGAACGCGGTCGGCGTGGCGCAGATGGAGCGGGTGCCGCTCATCACCGGCGTCTTCCGCACGCGGGGAGCGACGGCGCTGGTCTTCCGCGGCGACGACGGCCTCGACGAGCTCACGACCACCGGCCACAGCCGCATCTGGGAGGTCACCCGCGGGGACATCCACGAGCACGACCTCGACCCGCGCGACCTGGGGATCCCCCTCGCCGACCTCTCCGATCTCATCGGCGGCTCTCCCGCCCACAACGCCGAGATCCTCCGCCGGACCCTCGCGGGTGAGCAGGGGCCGGTACGGGACATCGTGCTCCTCAACGCCGCCGCCGGAATCGTCGCCTTCGAGCTGTCCCAGGACGCGACCCAGGTGCAGCGGCCGATCCTCGAGCGCCTCCGCGACGGGCTCGCCCGGGCGTCCGCGGCGGTGGATGACGGGAGTGCGCTGGCGAAGCTCGACCAGTGGATCGGCGTGAGCCGCGAGCTGGCTGCCCCGAAGGAGTGA
- the ctaE gene encoding aa3-type cytochrome oxidase subunit III — MTTSATYAPAARTIKRPNPVAVGTIVWLGSEVMFFAGLFAIYFTLRSTSPELWADRTELLNVPFAAVNTAILVLSSFTCQMGVFAAEDLQPYKIGKGQKNGAGRRRLFGWGMVEWFFLTFALGAIFVSGQVWEYAQLVAEGMPIQADAYASAFYITTGFHALHVTGGLVAFLLVIGRAYAVKNFRHKEATSSIVVSYYWHFVDVVWIVLFFVIYFLK, encoded by the coding sequence GTGACGACCTCAGCGACGTATGCCCCGGCGGCGAGAACCATCAAGCGGCCCAACCCGGTAGCTGTCGGCACCATTGTGTGGCTCGGCAGCGAGGTGATGTTCTTCGCGGGACTCTTCGCGATCTACTTCACACTCCGCAGCACCTCACCCGAGCTGTGGGCCGACCGTACCGAGCTCCTGAACGTTCCGTTCGCGGCAGTGAACACGGCGATCCTCGTGCTCTCCTCCTTCACGTGCCAGATGGGCGTGTTCGCGGCGGAGGACCTGCAGCCGTACAAGATCGGCAAGGGACAGAAGAACGGTGCCGGCCGCCGTCGTCTGTTCGGCTGGGGCATGGTCGAGTGGTTCTTCCTCACCTTCGCCCTCGGCGCGATCTTCGTCTCGGGTCAGGTCTGGGAGTACGCCCAGCTGGTCGCCGAGGGAATGCCGATCCAGGCTGACGCCTACGCCTCGGCCTTCTACATCACCACCGGCTTCCACGCCCTCCACGTCACCGGCGGACTCGTCGCGTTCCTCCTGGTGATCGGCCGCGCGTACGCCGTCAAGAACTTCCGGCACAAGGAGGCGACCTCCTCGATCGTGGTGTCCTACTACTGGCACTTCGTCGACGTCGTCTGGATCGTGCTGTTCTTCGTTATCTACTTCCTGAAATAA
- the qcrC gene encoding cytochrome bc1 complex diheme cytochrome c subunit, with product MAREKKRRSSGRRSPLAAAALIGAGLMITGAVYAGATAAFAANDAPTASTQLTVEDGEKLFTANCATCHGLDLEGTPNGPSLYGVGELAVEFQVSTGRMPLQMQGPQAPQKEPQFTEEQILAMAAYVQSEAPGPTYPADEIIDGEGDVAHGAELFRVNCAMCHNVAAAGGALTEGKYAPAITETSALHIYAAMVTGPQNMPVFGDMNLSDEDKRDIISALLFQQQSVQIGGFSLGSLGPVSEGLFVWIFGIGALVAITVWITAKSN from the coding sequence ATGGCACGAGAGAAGAAGCGCCGTTCGAGCGGTCGTCGCAGCCCACTGGCGGCGGCCGCACTCATCGGAGCAGGCCTCATGATCACCGGTGCGGTGTACGCGGGCGCGACGGCGGCCTTCGCCGCCAACGACGCCCCCACGGCGTCGACGCAGCTGACGGTCGAAGACGGCGAGAAGCTGTTCACGGCCAACTGCGCCACCTGCCACGGCCTCGACCTGGAGGGCACCCCCAACGGCCCGAGCCTCTACGGCGTCGGCGAGCTGGCGGTGGAGTTCCAGGTGTCGACCGGTCGTATGCCGCTGCAGATGCAGGGACCGCAGGCTCCGCAGAAGGAGCCGCAGTTCACCGAGGAGCAGATCCTCGCGATGGCGGCCTACGTGCAGTCCGAGGCCCCCGGCCCGACGTACCCCGCTGACGAGATCATCGACGGCGAGGGCGACGTGGCGCACGGCGCCGAACTCTTCCGCGTCAACTGCGCGATGTGCCACAACGTGGCCGCCGCCGGTGGCGCTCTCACCGAGGGCAAGTACGCTCCGGCCATCACGGAGACCAGCGCGCTGCACATCTACGCGGCCATGGTCACCGGCCCGCAGAACATGCCGGTCTTCGGCGACATGAACCTGTCCGACGAGGACAAGCGCGACATCATCTCGGCTCTGCTCTTCCAGCAGCAGTCCGTCCAGATCGGCGGCTTCTCCCTCGGCTCGCTCGGACCGGTCTCCGAGGGCCTGTTCGTGTGGATCTTCGGTATCGGCGCTCTGGTCGCCATCACCGTGTGGATCACGGCGAAGTCCAACTGA
- the qcrA gene encoding cytochrome bc1 complex Rieske iron-sulfur subunit yields MAHDDDSQALDRAYQPSPGLGVAVSDPVQNPGLPPHRERMTDKDPRAEKAAVRTVYTLFYLSLAGSIWAVAAYMLFPIESGALIDIRQNNLFIGLGIALALLALGIGAIHWSKALMSDKEHVELRHPTRGKDSTREAAIKAFADANEESGFGRRTMIRNSLFAAIVASIIPGVTLFRGLAPHSTPDDPTAGDPVALLKHTMWDEGMRLVRDPDGTPIRAADVTLGSAFHVIPEDLAELGHDEGYLEEKAKAIVLMMRLRPEQLIEAEDRKDWSYDGIVAYSKVCTHVGCPVALYEQQTHHLLCPCHQSQFDVTDHAKVIFGPAARPLPQLPITVDDEGYLIARSDFTEPVGPSFWERH; encoded by the coding sequence ATGGCACACGACGACGACTCGCAGGCTCTTGACAGGGCCTACCAGCCCTCTCCGGGGCTGGGTGTCGCAGTCAGCGATCCCGTGCAGAACCCCGGTCTTCCGCCGCACCGCGAGCGGATGACCGACAAGGACCCGCGCGCTGAGAAGGCCGCCGTCCGCACCGTCTACACGCTGTTCTACCTGTCGCTCGCCGGCAGCATCTGGGCGGTCGCCGCCTACATGCTGTTCCCGATCGAGAGCGGCGCTCTCATCGACATCCGTCAGAACAACCTCTTCATCGGTCTCGGCATCGCGCTCGCGCTGCTGGCTCTGGGCATCGGCGCGATCCACTGGTCGAAGGCCCTTATGTCCGACAAGGAGCACGTCGAGCTCCGCCACCCCACCCGGGGCAAGGACTCGACGCGTGAGGCAGCCATCAAGGCCTTCGCAGACGCCAACGAGGAGTCCGGCTTCGGTCGCCGCACGATGATCCGCAACTCGCTGTTCGCGGCGATCGTCGCGTCGATCATCCCCGGTGTGACGCTGTTCCGTGGCCTCGCCCCGCACTCCACGCCGGACGACCCCACCGCGGGCGACCCGGTCGCGCTGCTGAAGCACACGATGTGGGATGAGGGCATGCGCCTCGTCCGCGACCCCGACGGCACCCCCATCCGTGCCGCCGACGTCACGCTCGGCTCCGCTTTCCACGTGATCCCGGAGGATCTCGCGGAGCTCGGTCACGATGAGGGCTACCTCGAGGAGAAGGCCAAGGCCATCGTGCTGATGATGCGCCTCCGCCCGGAGCAGCTCATCGAGGCCGAGGACCGCAAGGACTGGTCCTACGACGGCATCGTCGCGTACTCCAAGGTCTGCACGCACGTCGGCTGCCCCGTCGCGCTGTACGAGCAGCAGACCCACCACCTGCTGTGCCCGTGCCACCAGTCGCAGTTCGACGTCACGGACCACGCGAAGGTCATCTTCGGCCCGGCCGCTCGGCCGCTGCCTCAGCTGCCCATCACCGTGGACGACGAGGGCTACCTCATCGCACGCAGCGACTTCACCGAACCCGTCGGCCCGAGCTTCTGGGAGCGCCATTGA
- the qcrB gene encoding cytochrome bc1 complex cytochrome b subunit, translated as MSTATLSKDEKDTKAPLGGRFVGAASNYIDERTSLSGFVKELGRKIFPDHWSFMLGEIALWSFVVVFLSGTFLTFFFQASMVETHYTGAYAPMRGIAMSSALESTLHISFDLRGGLLVRQIHHWAALVFIAGIGVHMLRVFFTGAFRKPRELNWVIGFVLFILAMAEGFTGYSLPDDLLSGNGLRIIDGMIKGLPLIGTWTSFLLFGGEFPGTDIVGRLYTLHILLLPMLVIAFIAVHLMLMIINKHTQFAGPGRTNDNVVGYPMMPVYMSKMGGYLFIVFGTIVLIATFFQINPIWNYGPYDPSPVSAGTQPDWYIGFADGALRLAPSNWDIVFLDHTWSFGILAPVAVLGLFIVIVAIYPFIEAWVTGDKREHHIAQRPRNAATRTAIGVAGVIFYAVLWAAASSDLIATHFMLTMEGVIHTLQALLFLGPIIGYFVTKRICIALQKKDREIVLHGFESGRIVRLPGGEFIEVHQPVDVYDRWKLIDVDGYEPLVVRPNAKGRIPWTENLRSAMSRWFFEDRLAPLTQAEIDAADAHQHHVTAGNEEAEAAEIQGAHERAGFPDAPLTVDETHVDETPNTPSTVISTEPVKKPRKKKSEDDE; from the coding sequence TTGAGCACCGCAACGCTGTCCAAGGACGAGAAGGACACCAAGGCGCCTCTCGGCGGCCGCTTCGTCGGCGCCGCGTCGAACTACATCGATGAGCGCACGAGCCTCTCCGGCTTCGTCAAGGAGCTGGGTCGCAAGATCTTCCCTGACCACTGGTCGTTCATGCTCGGTGAGATCGCGCTCTGGAGCTTCGTCGTCGTGTTCCTCTCCGGAACCTTCCTGACGTTCTTCTTCCAGGCGTCGATGGTGGAGACCCACTACACCGGCGCCTACGCCCCCATGCGCGGAATCGCGATGTCGTCGGCCCTCGAGTCGACCCTGCACATCTCGTTCGACCTCCGCGGTGGCCTCCTGGTCCGCCAGATCCACCACTGGGCCGCGCTCGTCTTCATCGCCGGCATCGGCGTGCACATGCTGCGCGTGTTCTTCACGGGCGCGTTCCGCAAGCCGCGCGAGCTGAACTGGGTGATCGGCTTCGTGCTGTTCATCCTCGCGATGGCCGAGGGCTTCACCGGTTACTCGCTCCCCGACGACCTGCTGTCGGGTAACGGTCTGCGCATCATCGACGGCATGATCAAGGGTCTCCCGCTGATCGGCACCTGGACCTCGTTCCTCCTCTTCGGCGGCGAGTTCCCCGGCACCGACATCGTGGGTCGCCTGTACACGCTGCACATCCTGCTGCTCCCGATGCTGGTCATCGCCTTCATCGCGGTGCACCTGATGCTCATGATCATCAACAAGCACACGCAGTTCGCCGGCCCCGGCCGCACGAACGACAACGTCGTGGGCTACCCGATGATGCCGGTCTACATGTCCAAGATGGGTGGCTACCTGTTCATCGTCTTCGGCACCATCGTGCTGATCGCGACGTTCTTCCAGATCAACCCGATCTGGAACTACGGCCCCTACGACCCCTCCCCCGTCTCGGCCGGTACGCAGCCGGACTGGTACATCGGGTTCGCGGACGGCGCGCTGCGCCTGGCACCGTCGAACTGGGACATCGTGTTCCTCGACCACACCTGGTCGTTCGGAATCCTGGCCCCGGTCGCCGTGCTCGGCCTGTTCATCGTCATCGTCGCGATCTACCCGTTCATCGAGGCGTGGGTCACCGGCGACAAGCGTGAGCACCACATCGCCCAGCGTCCGCGCAATGCGGCCACCCGCACCGCGATCGGCGTCGCCGGCGTCATCTTCTACGCGGTCCTGTGGGCGGCGGCCTCGTCCGACCTCATCGCCACGCACTTCATGCTCACCATGGAGGGCGTGATCCACACGCTGCAGGCGCTGCTGTTCCTCGGCCCGATCATCGGCTACTTCGTCACGAAGCGCATCTGCATCGCGCTCCAGAAGAAGGACCGCGAGATCGTCCTGCACGGCTTCGAGTCGGGCCGCATCGTGCGTCTCCCCGGCGGCGAGTTCATCGAGGTGCACCAGCCGGTCGACGTCTACGACCGCTGGAAGCTCATCGACGTCGACGGCTACGAGCCGCTGGTCGTCCGCCCGAACGCCAAGGGCCGCATCCCCTGGACGGAGAACCTCCGTTCGGCGATGTCGCGCTGGTTCTTCGAGGACCGTCTCGCCCCGCTCACGCAGGCCGAGATCGACGCGGCTGACGCGCACCAGCATCACGTCACTGCGGGGAACGAGGAGGCGGAGGCCGCCGAGATCCAGGGAGCTCACGAGCGCGCCGGGTTCCCGGACGCGCCGCTCACCGTCGACGAGACGCACGTCGACGAGACGCCGAACACGCCCAGCACGGTGATCTCGACCGAGCCCGTCAAGAAGCCTCGGAAGAAGAAGTCGGAGGACGACGAGTAA
- a CDS encoding GNAT family N-acetyltransferase: protein MTVLIRHATDQDHAVLEEIERAADILLTDRFGAEDWPPPSTADDRRRAEGFVMVATCSPTAEPAGGHDEVPVGFVQVLEGPGYAHLEQLSVHPASGRRGIGRALVLAAQNESRRRGRTQLTLRTYADVPWNAPFYFRCGFTESTPDTDFLRELVAVEERLGLTRYGRRIQMTAAL, encoded by the coding sequence ATGACCGTCCTCATCCGACACGCGACGGATCAGGACCATGCCGTCCTCGAGGAGATCGAGCGCGCCGCTGACATCCTTCTGACCGATCGCTTCGGTGCCGAGGACTGGCCCCCGCCGTCGACAGCCGACGACCGCCGGCGCGCCGAGGGGTTCGTCATGGTGGCCACCTGCTCCCCTACGGCGGAGCCTGCCGGCGGACATGATGAGGTGCCGGTCGGGTTCGTGCAGGTACTGGAAGGACCCGGGTACGCCCATCTGGAGCAGCTGTCCGTCCACCCCGCCTCCGGTCGCCGCGGGATCGGTCGCGCCCTCGTCCTGGCGGCCCAGAATGAGTCCCGCCGGCGGGGTCGCACGCAGCTCACGCTGCGGACCTACGCGGATGTACCCTGGAACGCCCCGTTCTACTTCCGCTGCGGCTTCACGGAGTCCACGCCGGACACCGACTTCCTCCGCGAACTCGTCGCCGTCGAAGAGCGTCTCGGCCTGACCCGGTACGGGCGGCGGATCCAGATGACCGCGGCGCTCTGA
- a CDS encoding rhodanese-like domain-containing protein: MIDRLDYFAARLAFETDPSDVHADRAAGRALVVVDVRSTEAFAQGRVSGALHMPHSEIAHRAPEEIPADAEVVVYCWSPGCNGGVRGALEFARLGYRVREMIGGFEYWAREGYPIEDAEGVHHRPVDPLTGIPRVRTHV, translated from the coding sequence ATGATCGATCGCCTCGACTACTTCGCCGCCCGACTCGCCTTCGAGACCGACCCCAGCGACGTGCACGCCGACCGTGCCGCCGGCCGCGCACTGGTCGTGGTCGACGTCCGCTCGACCGAGGCATTCGCCCAGGGGCGCGTGTCCGGCGCGCTCCACATGCCTCACAGCGAGATCGCCCACCGTGCCCCGGAGGAGATCCCGGCGGACGCCGAGGTCGTGGTCTACTGCTGGAGCCCCGGATGCAACGGCGGCGTCCGCGGCGCGCTCGAGTTCGCTCGTCTCGGCTATCGCGTGCGCGAGATGATCGGCGGCTTCGAGTACTGGGCCCGCGAGGGATATCCCATCGAAGACGCCGAGGGTGTGCACCACCGTCCCGTCGACCCGCTGACCGGAATCCCCCGCGTCCGCACCCACGTGTGA
- a CDS encoding cytochrome c oxidase subunit 4, with product MRDNVIIWWVLTAFFALVGVVYTGWNILAHPGLPLVNQIEWVGTVALFFSAFMGAMVAFYLDRTHKAQNGELPEDILTSDIDDGDPELGEFSPWSWWPLVLAASAGVFVVGLAVGHFLLPIGLAIFVVAIVGWVYEYYRGNFAR from the coding sequence ATGCGCGACAACGTCATCATCTGGTGGGTCCTCACCGCGTTCTTCGCCCTCGTCGGCGTCGTCTACACGGGCTGGAACATCCTGGCTCACCCGGGCCTTCCGCTGGTGAACCAGATCGAGTGGGTCGGCACGGTCGCCCTGTTCTTCTCGGCCTTCATGGGTGCGATGGTCGCTTTCTACCTCGACCGGACGCACAAGGCGCAGAACGGTGAGCTGCCCGAGGACATCCTCACGTCGGACATCGACGACGGTGACCCCGAGCTCGGCGAGTTCAGCCCGTGGTCCTGGTGGCCGCTCGTCCTCGCGGCTTCGGCGGGTGTCTTCGTCGTGGGTCTTGCGGTCGGTCACTTCCTGCTCCCGATCGGCCTCGCGATCTTCGTGGTCGCGATCGTCGGCTGGGTCTACGAGTACTACCGCGGCAACTTCGCCCGCTGA
- the ctaD gene encoding aa3-type cytochrome oxidase subunit I: MSTTEAPRTDEAPRSRPTTLPARQAALMSSSRVEQKGNIVVKWITSTDHKTIGYMYLIASVMFFLLGGVMALVIRAELFAPGMQIVPTKEQYNQLFTMHGTIMLLMFATPLFAGFANAILPLQIGAPDVAFPRLNAFAFWLFLFGSTIAVAGFLTPQGAASFGWFAYQPLANASFSPGAGGNLWMLGLGISGFGTILGAVNFITTIITMRAPGMTMWRMPIFSWNTLITSLLILMAFPVLAAAIFAAAADRVLGAHIYDPANGGVLLWQHLFWFFGHPEVYIIALPFFGIVSEIFPVFSRKPIFGYKTLVYATIAIAALSVAVWAHHMYVTGSVLLPFFALMTMLIAVPTGVKIFNWIGTLWRGSVTFETPMVFSLGFLVSFVFGGLTGVILAAPPLDFHLSDSYFVVAHFHYVVFGTVVFAMFAGFYFWWPKWTGRMLNERLGYVHFWMLFVGFHMTFLIQHWLGVDGMVRRYADYSAADGWTWQNQVSTIGAIILGASMLPFFLNVWITARKAPKVTVNDPWGYGASLEWATSCPPPRHNFTSIPRIRSERPAFDLNHPEAAEFATTAPGEREGH; this comes from the coding sequence ATGTCGACCACTGAAGCTCCTCGCACCGACGAGGCACCTCGCTCCCGTCCCACCACCCTGCCCGCGCGCCAGGCTGCTCTGATGAGCTCCTCGCGCGTCGAGCAGAAGGGCAACATCGTCGTCAAGTGGATCACCTCCACGGACCACAAGACGATCGGGTACATGTACCTCATCGCCTCGGTGATGTTCTTCCTCCTGGGTGGCGTGATGGCGCTGGTGATCCGCGCCGAGCTGTTCGCTCCGGGGATGCAGATCGTCCCGACCAAGGAGCAGTACAACCAGCTGTTCACGATGCACGGCACGATCATGCTGCTGATGTTCGCGACGCCGCTGTTCGCGGGATTCGCCAACGCGATCCTGCCGCTGCAGATCGGCGCTCCGGACGTCGCGTTCCCGCGTCTGAACGCCTTCGCCTTCTGGCTGTTCCTGTTCGGGTCGACTATCGCGGTCGCCGGCTTCCTCACCCCGCAGGGTGCGGCCTCGTTCGGCTGGTTCGCGTATCAGCCCTTGGCCAACGCGTCGTTCTCGCCAGGAGCGGGCGGAAACCTCTGGATGCTCGGTCTCGGCATCTCGGGCTTCGGTACCATCCTCGGTGCGGTGAACTTCATCACGACGATCATCACGATGCGTGCTCCCGGCATGACGATGTGGCGCATGCCGATCTTCAGCTGGAACACGCTCATCACCAGCCTGCTGATCCTGATGGCCTTCCCGGTCCTGGCCGCGGCGATCTTCGCCGCCGCCGCCGACCGCGTGCTCGGTGCGCACATCTACGACCCGGCCAACGGCGGTGTCCTGCTCTGGCAGCACCTGTTCTGGTTCTTCGGCCACCCCGAGGTCTACATCATCGCGCTGCCGTTCTTCGGCATCGTCTCGGAGATCTTCCCGGTGTTCAGCCGGAAGCCGATCTTCGGGTACAAGACCCTGGTCTACGCGACGATCGCGATCGCGGCCCTGTCCGTCGCCGTGTGGGCGCACCACATGTACGTCACCGGCTCCGTGCTGCTGCCGTTCTTCGCCCTGATGACGATGCTCATCGCGGTGCCCACCGGTGTGAAGATCTTCAACTGGATCGGAACGCTCTGGCGCGGTTCGGTGACGTTCGAGACCCCGATGGTGTTCTCGCTCGGCTTCCTCGTGTCGTTCGTCTTCGGTGGCCTCACCGGTGTGATCCTCGCGGCCCCGCCGCTGGACTTCCACCTCAGCGACAGCTACTTCGTCGTGGCGCACTTCCATTACGTGGTGTTCGGTACGGTCGTGTTCGCGATGTTCGCCGGCTTCTACTTCTGGTGGCCGAAGTGGACGGGTCGCATGCTGAACGAGCGCCTCGGCTACGTGCACTTCTGGATGCTGTTCGTCGGCTTCCACATGACCTTCCTCATCCAGCACTGGCTCGGTGTCGACGGCATGGTGCGTCGCTACGCGGACTACTCCGCAGCGGACGGCTGGACGTGGCAGAACCAGGTCTCGACGATCGGCGCGATCATCCTCGGCGCCTCGATGCTGCCGTTCTTCCTGAACGTCTGGATCACGGCGCGCAAGGCGCCGAAGGTCACGGTGAACGACCCCTGGGGCTACGGCGCCTCGCTCGAGTGGGCCACGTCGTGCCCGCCGCCGCGGCACAACTTCACGTCGATCCCGCGCATCCGCAGTGAGCGTCCGGCCTTCGACCTAAACCACCCGGAGGCCGCGGAGTTCGCGACCACCGCACCCGGCGAGCGAGAGGGCCACTGA